The Halomicronema hongdechloris C2206 genome includes a window with the following:
- a CDS encoding AtzE family amidohydrolase, with product MTSTPDALGIANSIRRGERTATEVIAASIAQIEALNPQLNCFTAITADMARAMAADMDRRLSTGEDPGPLAGVPFAVKNLFDIKGLITLAGSRIHRERPPAHQDATLITRLKQAGAILVGALNMDEYAYGFVTVNSHYGITPNPHDVTRIAGGSSGGSAAAIAAGVVPLTLGSDTNGSIRVPAALCGVYGFKPTYGRLSRAGTYPLANSLDHVGPLTRSVRDMAAAYDALQGPDHRDSLCGDRPSEPVSPGLEQGIEGMRIAVAGEYFSQAMEPEVARAVDQVAEALGATKRVVIPESTRARAAAYVITASEGSHLHLSRLQRRPMEFDPATRDRFLAGAMIPASWYIQAQRFRRWYRDRIRLLFQSVDIVLAPTTPCVAPALAQTTLSINGEEMPVRAHLGLYTQPLSFVGLPILSVPVHQPGNLPVGVQVIAAPYQEERVLRVAAHLEAMGITSAPVAAVDGDCPI from the coding sequence ATGACATCTACCCCGGATGCCTTAGGGATTGCCAACTCTATCCGCCGTGGCGAACGGACGGCGACCGAAGTCATTGCCGCAAGCATAGCTCAGATTGAAGCCCTAAATCCCCAGCTCAATTGTTTCACGGCTATCACTGCTGACATGGCCCGAGCGATGGCAGCCGATATGGACCGGCGCCTCAGTACCGGCGAAGACCCAGGCCCCCTAGCCGGGGTTCCCTTCGCCGTAAAAAATCTCTTCGATATTAAGGGGCTCATTACCTTAGCCGGTTCCCGCATTCATCGCGAGCGCCCTCCAGCTCACCAAGATGCCACCCTGATTACTCGTCTGAAACAAGCTGGCGCTATCTTGGTAGGGGCCCTCAATATGGATGAGTATGCCTATGGCTTCGTGACCGTCAACAGCCACTATGGCATTACCCCAAATCCCCACGATGTAACTCGCATAGCCGGTGGCTCCTCAGGAGGGTCGGCAGCCGCCATAGCCGCAGGGGTAGTGCCCCTGACCCTAGGATCGGATACGAATGGCTCCATCCGGGTTCCCGCTGCCTTGTGCGGAGTTTACGGATTTAAGCCCACCTACGGCCGTCTGTCCCGAGCCGGAACCTACCCCTTAGCCAATAGCCTTGATCATGTGGGGCCCCTGACTCGCTCGGTGCGAGATATGGCCGCTGCCTACGATGCCTTACAAGGCCCTGATCACCGCGATTCCCTCTGCGGTGATCGGCCCTCAGAACCCGTGAGTCCAGGGTTGGAGCAGGGCATTGAGGGGATGCGTATCGCCGTGGCTGGAGAGTATTTCAGCCAAGCAATGGAGCCGGAGGTAGCTAGGGCTGTAGACCAGGTGGCAGAGGCTTTGGGAGCTACAAAGCGAGTAGTCATCCCAGAGTCTACCCGAGCTCGGGCAGCTGCCTATGTGATTACGGCCAGTGAGGGGAGTCATTTGCACCTATCTCGCCTGCAACGTCGCCCCATGGAGTTTGACCCGGCTACCCGAGATCGCTTCTTGGCGGGAGCCATGATACCGGCAAGCTGGTATATCCAAGCCCAGCGATTTCGGCGTTGGTACCGAGATCGGATCCGATTATTATTCCAGTCAGTCGATATTGTACTGGCGCCAACGACGCCCTGTGTCGCTCCTGCCTTGGCCCAGACTACCCTATCGATCAATGGAGAAGAGATGCCAGTGCGAGCTCATTTGGGCCTTTATACCCAGCCCCTATCTTTCGTAGGACTGCCAATTCTCTCAGTTCCGGTGCATCAACCGGGAAACCTGCCGGTGGGAGTGCAGGTCATTGCCGCTCCCTACCAAGAAGAACGAGTATTACGGGTCGCAGCCCACCTAGAGGCTATGGGCATCACGTCAGCCCCTGTTGCTGCTGTGGATGGCGATTGCCCTATCTGA
- the argJ gene encoding bifunctional ornithine acetyltransferase/N-acetylglutamate synthase, whose protein sequence is MTQWRMVEGGVSAPKGFRAAGIAAGLKPSGASDLALIVSEGDAIAAGIFTQSQVRAACVDYCRQRLEAKSVARAILCNAGQANACTGSQGWVDTIASADLVAQALGIPADAVMVASTGVIGQCLNMAALRQGIPAVVAALSEAGSAAAAQAILTTDLVAKSGAVEAEIAHRPVRLGGIAKGSGMIHPNLATMLAFITCDASISPPLWQAMVQRAAELSFNQISIDGDTSTNDSLIALANGASRTPAITEAGPEADLLEGMLTAVCTHLAKAIARDGEGATCLIQITVQGTAHDEAARQIARTIAGSSLVKSAIFGRDPNWGRIAGAAGRAGVGFDQGDLRIQLGEFVLMDGGQPQPFDRSAASAYLKQAAAGAYLQDDTVDIIVSVGTGSGRGQAWGCDLSYDYIRINAEYTT, encoded by the coding sequence ATGACGCAATGGCGGATGGTTGAGGGGGGTGTCAGCGCCCCTAAGGGATTTAGGGCAGCGGGGATTGCTGCCGGCTTAAAACCCTCGGGAGCCTCGGATTTAGCGCTGATTGTCTCTGAGGGAGATGCGATCGCAGCGGGCATTTTTACCCAGAGTCAAGTGCGGGCCGCCTGTGTCGACTACTGCCGCCAACGCCTGGAGGCGAAATCTGTCGCTCGGGCCATTCTCTGCAATGCGGGTCAGGCCAATGCTTGCACCGGTAGCCAGGGCTGGGTAGACACCATTGCAAGTGCCGATCTCGTCGCCCAAGCCTTAGGAATTCCAGCCGATGCGGTCATGGTTGCCTCGACTGGCGTGATTGGCCAATGCCTCAACATGGCTGCCCTGAGGCAGGGCATTCCCGCCGTTGTAGCCGCCCTATCTGAGGCGGGATCGGCGGCGGCGGCCCAGGCCATCTTGACCACAGATTTGGTGGCTAAGTCTGGGGCCGTGGAAGCTGAGATCGCCCATCGCCCGGTGCGCCTCGGCGGCATTGCCAAAGGCTCGGGCATGATCCATCCCAACCTAGCCACCATGCTGGCCTTCATCACTTGCGACGCCAGTATTTCACCCCCCCTATGGCAGGCCATGGTGCAGCGGGCCGCTGAGCTTAGCTTCAACCAGATCAGCATCGATGGCGATACTAGCACGAACGATAGCTTGATTGCCCTGGCCAATGGTGCTTCCCGTACCCCGGCCATTACCGAAGCTGGCCCCGAGGCCGATCTCCTAGAAGGGATGCTGACCGCTGTGTGTACCCATCTAGCCAAAGCCATTGCCCGGGATGGGGAGGGGGCTACCTGCTTAATACAGATCACGGTCCAGGGCACCGCCCATGATGAAGCGGCGCGCCAGATTGCCCGTACCATCGCTGGGTCTTCTTTGGTCAAGTCAGCCATATTTGGCCGCGATCCTAACTGGGGTCGCATTGCCGGGGCCGCAGGCCGAGCTGGGGTAGGATTTGATCAGGGGGATCTCCGCATTCAATTGGGAGAGTTTGTCCTGATGGATGGCGGCCAGCCTCAACCCTTCGATCGATCGGCGGCGAGCGCCTATCTGAAGCAAGCGGCGGCGGGAGCTTACCTGCAAGACGATACGGTGGACATCATCGTGTCCGTGGGGACTGGATCGGGACGGGGGCAGGCCTGGGGCTGTGATCTCAGCTACGATTATATCCGCATCAATGCCGAGTACACTACTTGA
- a CDS encoding DDE transposase family protein: MSDSIIWYILKSATGQCEIVPASQLQDIDSDGADTWGPYDSKAEAIARRVGLIRAGKCRPMQASC; this comes from the coding sequence TTGAGCGACTCAATCATCTGGTACATTCTGAAGTCAGCCACAGGACAGTGTGAGATTGTCCCGGCCTCGCAGCTACAAGACATCGACAGTGATGGCGCTGACACCTGGGGCCCCTATGACTCTAAAGCAGAGGCCATTGCCCGCCGAGTCGGCCTCATCCGCGCTGGCAAGTGTCGACCGATGCAAGCTAGCTGTTAA
- the cutA gene encoding divalent-cation tolerance protein CutA, which yields MATYGVVLVTAGSEAEADAIASALVQEKLAACVSILPIRSVYTWQGSVHRDPEWQLLIKTDLGQFDRLDSRIRDLHSYEVPEIIALPITAGAAPYLSWIGDQIVS from the coding sequence ATGGCTACCTATGGGGTTGTCTTGGTAACCGCTGGCTCGGAGGCTGAAGCTGATGCGATCGCATCAGCCTTAGTCCAAGAGAAGCTAGCCGCCTGCGTCAGCATACTTCCCATCCGTTCTGTGTATACCTGGCAGGGGAGCGTCCATCGCGATCCAGAATGGCAGCTTCTGATCAAAACCGACCTAGGCCAATTTGATCGCCTAGACAGCCGCATTCGAGACCTACACTCCTACGAGGTTCCCGAAATCATCGCCCTGCCCATCACCGCCGGGGCTGCCCCCTATCTCAGTTGGATCGGTGACCAGATTGTCAGCTGA
- the gatB gene encoding Asp-tRNA(Asn)/Glu-tRNA(Gln) amidotransferase subunit GatB produces the protein MTSAAPVKTQYEAIIGLETHCQLCTDTKIFSPSSNAFGAVPNTHVDPIVMGLPGVLPVLNGTVLEYAVKAGLALNCQIAPYSKFDRKQYFYPDLPKNYQISQYDLPIAEHGWLEIELIDKQSKEATRKRIGITRLHMEEDAGKLVHAGSDRLSGSAYSLVDYNRAGVPLIEIVSEPDLRSGQEAAEYAQELRRIMRYLGISDGNMQEGSLRCDVNVSVRPLGQEAFGTKVEIKNMNSFSAIQKAIDHEIERQVQALEAGEPIIQETRLWEEGSQRTISMRSKEGSSDYRYFPEPDLPPLEVSAEQLSTWQAELPELPAQKRRHYETAFGLSPYDARVLTDERAVAEYFEATVAAGANAKLAANWVTQDIAAYLNAEKLTIDQIALSPASLAEMIQLIEAGTISTKIAKEIVPELLQDGGSPQALVEERGLSQLSDPTELGAIIDQVLSDNPDKLEQYRAGKTKLQGFFVGQVMKQTEGRADPKLTNQLLGEKLKG, from the coding sequence ATGACTTCCGCGGCTCCTGTGAAGACTCAGTATGAGGCCATTATTGGCCTGGAAACGCATTGTCAGCTATGTACCGATACCAAGATCTTTTCGCCCAGTTCAAATGCCTTTGGGGCTGTCCCCAATACCCATGTTGATCCGATTGTGATGGGCTTGCCGGGGGTACTGCCAGTGCTGAATGGGACGGTACTGGAATATGCTGTCAAAGCAGGACTCGCGCTGAATTGTCAGATCGCTCCCTATAGTAAGTTTGATCGCAAGCAGTATTTTTACCCTGACCTGCCCAAGAATTATCAGATCTCCCAGTACGATTTGCCCATTGCCGAGCATGGCTGGTTGGAGATCGAGTTAATTGACAAGCAAAGCAAAGAGGCTACCCGCAAGCGCATCGGCATTACCCGCCTACATATGGAAGAAGATGCTGGCAAGCTGGTCCATGCTGGCAGTGACCGCCTATCGGGATCGGCCTATTCGCTGGTGGATTACAATCGGGCCGGGGTGCCGTTGATCGAAATTGTCTCTGAACCTGATTTGCGATCGGGACAGGAGGCGGCTGAGTATGCTCAAGAGTTACGCCGCATCATGCGATATCTGGGCATTAGCGACGGCAATATGCAGGAAGGTTCCCTGCGCTGTGATGTCAATGTCTCGGTGCGGCCGTTGGGGCAAGAGGCCTTTGGCACCAAGGTAGAGATCAAGAACATGAACTCCTTCAGTGCCATCCAGAAGGCCATCGACCATGAGATCGAACGGCAAGTGCAGGCCCTGGAAGCAGGAGAGCCAATCATCCAGGAAACTCGCCTCTGGGAGGAAGGGAGTCAACGCACCATCAGCATGCGCTCTAAGGAAGGATCGAGCGATTATCGCTACTTCCCGGAACCGGATTTGCCGCCGCTAGAGGTGTCGGCAGAGCAACTGTCGACCTGGCAGGCCGAGTTACCGGAGTTACCGGCCCAAAAGCGTCGGCATTATGAGACGGCCTTTGGCTTATCCCCTTACGATGCGCGGGTGCTAACCGATGAGCGTGCAGTCGCTGAGTACTTTGAGGCCACCGTGGCAGCCGGGGCTAATGCTAAACTGGCGGCCAACTGGGTAACGCAGGATATTGCAGCCTACTTAAATGCTGAAAAACTGACGATTGATCAGATTGCTCTGTCCCCGGCATCCTTAGCGGAGATGATTCAACTGATTGAAGCGGGCACTATTAGTACGAAGATTGCGAAGGAAATTGTGCCGGAACTGCTACAGGATGGAGGATCTCCCCAGGCTCTCGTCGAGGAACGGGGCCTGAGTCAGCTGTCGGATCCAACTGAACTAGGGGCTATCATTGATCAGGTATTGTCTGACAATCCTGACAAGTTGGAGCAGTATCGGGCTGGCAAGACGAAACTTCAGGGCTTTTTTGTGGGACAAGTCATGAAGCAGACTGAGGGGCGGGCTGATCCGAAGCTGACCAATCAACTGCTGGGTGAGAAACTTAAAGGCTAA
- a CDS encoding SDR family oxidoreductase, producing the protein MDIDHQVALVTGANRGIGLAVTRQLARQGIKVILGSRDPEQGESVAQTLRDDGLDVSSHQLSVTDAGGIKILAQLIETKFGRLDILVNNAGIFPDSNSILTTAIGPIRAAMETNVFGPILMAQACVPLMKRHGYGRIVNVSSGMGQLSDMGGNYTAYRLSKVTLNGVTRILAAECRDANIKVNSVCPGWVRTRMGSEAAPRSPEEGADTIAWLATLPDDAPSGQFWRDRTPIPW; encoded by the coding sequence ATGGATATAGATCATCAGGTCGCTCTTGTCACAGGTGCTAATCGTGGCATCGGTTTGGCAGTAACCCGCCAATTAGCTCGCCAGGGAATTAAGGTGATTTTGGGCAGTCGGGATCCGGAGCAAGGAGAATCGGTGGCCCAAACGTTACGTGATGACGGCCTAGACGTTAGTTCTCACCAGCTATCGGTCACTGATGCCGGGGGCATCAAGATCCTGGCCCAGTTGATCGAAACCAAGTTTGGCCGCTTGGATATTCTGGTCAACAATGCTGGAATCTTCCCTGATAGCAATAGCATTTTGACTACAGCCATTGGTCCGATTCGGGCAGCGATGGAAACTAACGTATTTGGCCCAATCCTGATGGCGCAAGCCTGTGTTCCCTTGATGAAGCGCCATGGCTACGGCCGCATTGTCAATGTGTCGTCGGGGATGGGGCAGCTGTCTGACATGGGGGGAAACTACACCGCCTATCGACTCTCTAAGGTGACGCTGAATGGGGTGACTCGAATCTTGGCGGCTGAATGCCGGGACGCCAATATTAAGGTAAATTCGGTGTGTCCAGGATGGGTTCGGACTCGTATGGGTAGTGAGGCAGCGCCCCGCAGCCCGGAAGAGGGAGCCGATACGATTGCTTGGCTGGCGACTTTACCCGATGATGCGCCTAGCGGACAATTCTGGCGCGATCGCACCCCAATTCCTTGGTAG
- a CDS encoding class I SAM-dependent methyltransferase, with translation MPSNPALFEAIAHRINTSAHHRIPFAEFMDLVLYHPEHGYYITGTALGPGGDFVTAPHLGHDFGELLGEQFAQMWQYLGQPRPFTLLEMGAGQGLVAADVLSHLERHHPECLAPLQYKIVEISGGLQKTQRQRLAAWGDRIEWVGWDAIAANSVIGCCFSNELVDALPVHQVVVTEAGLQEVYVTLGETGEAELRETLGPFSTPRIQEYFQDIGIHLSPPGYPVGYRTEVNLAALDWLSTVADRLQRGYVVTIDYGYATQRYYAPSRRQGTLQCYYRHGHHDDPYQYLGQQDITAHVNFTALERQGEQCGLTREGFTPQGLFLMALGLGDRIAAISETEAADTSALQQLLRRREALHQLINPLGMGNFGVLIQHKGMAAAPPLQGLMEPAPRPVPRR, from the coding sequence ATGCCCTCTAATCCCGCGCTTTTTGAGGCCATTGCCCACCGCATTAACACCAGCGCCCATCACCGCATTCCCTTCGCTGAGTTCATGGACCTGGTCCTGTACCATCCAGAGCATGGCTATTACATTACTGGGACGGCCCTGGGGCCTGGGGGAGATTTTGTCACCGCGCCGCATTTGGGCCACGATTTCGGCGAGTTACTAGGGGAACAGTTTGCCCAGATGTGGCAGTATCTGGGCCAGCCTCGGCCCTTTACCCTGCTGGAGATGGGGGCGGGCCAGGGGTTGGTGGCGGCTGATGTGCTCTCTCATCTAGAGCGGCATCATCCAGAGTGTCTGGCCCCATTGCAGTACAAGATTGTCGAAATCTCCGGAGGCCTACAGAAGACACAACGGCAGCGATTGGCCGCCTGGGGGGATCGCATCGAGTGGGTCGGCTGGGATGCGATCGCAGCCAATTCGGTAATTGGCTGCTGTTTTTCCAACGAGCTGGTGGATGCTCTGCCGGTACATCAGGTGGTGGTGACAGAGGCCGGTCTGCAAGAAGTCTACGTCACCCTAGGCGAGACCGGAGAAGCGGAACTGCGGGAAACTTTGGGGCCCTTCTCAACCCCCCGGATTCAGGAATACTTCCAGGATATCGGCATTCACCTGAGTCCCCCTGGCTATCCAGTGGGCTATCGCACCGAAGTCAATCTGGCCGCCCTGGACTGGCTCAGCACCGTCGCCGACCGACTGCAGCGAGGTTATGTCGTCACCATCGACTATGGCTATGCGACCCAGCGTTACTATGCCCCCTCCCGTCGCCAGGGCACCCTGCAGTGCTACTACCGCCACGGGCATCATGATGATCCCTACCAGTACCTCGGACAGCAAGACATCACCGCCCATGTAAATTTCACCGCCTTAGAGCGGCAAGGAGAGCAGTGCGGGCTCACCCGGGAGGGATTTACGCCCCAAGGGTTATTCCTCATGGCCCTGGGCCTAGGCGATCGGATCGCGGCCATCTCGGAGACGGAGGCGGCAGACACCTCGGCTCTGCAACAGCTATTGCGGCGTCGGGAAGCCCTGCACCAACTGATCAACCCCTTGGGCATGGGAAACTTTGGTGTCTTGATTCAGCACAAAGGGATGGCCGCTGCCCCTCCCCTACAGGGCCTGATGGAGCCCGCCCCTAGGCCAGTACCCCGCCGCTGA
- a CDS encoding geranylgeranyl reductase family protein, with translation MYDCIIVGAGPAGGTAAYHLAKRGRSVLVLEKATLPRYKPCGGGVSPQVAQWFDFDFTPAISAQVTTVRYTWNLGAPVTSEITTGSPIWMVRRDEFDHFLVQQAVGQGAELRHSTKATGITFAHDSWQVTTAQEPVSGRYLIAADGARGPLAKWLGFTQRQRTSGGRLEIETPRAGAGGPTSPHFEFGLLKNGYVWNFPKADGYSLGSGIFRQGKRASQDLKPALHQICCQFQVDAAQAQPHGHPLNLWNGYQRLHTQQALLAGEAACVVDPFTAEGIRPAIFSGLQAAQAIDAALGGDLQALEAYSQRLNEKWGAQTWPWARRLAQAFYQWPRLGYRVGIQRPSGTEQMVKVLCGERRYADVVHRALRRLSGGVLA, from the coding sequence ATGTACGACTGCATCATTGTCGGCGCTGGTCCCGCCGGCGGTACCGCTGCCTATCACCTAGCCAAACGGGGCCGCTCCGTCCTGGTATTGGAAAAGGCCACCCTGCCCCGCTATAAACCCTGCGGCGGCGGCGTCTCTCCCCAGGTGGCCCAATGGTTTGACTTCGACTTCACGCCAGCCATTTCGGCTCAGGTCACCACCGTCCGCTACACCTGGAACCTAGGAGCCCCAGTCACCAGCGAGATCACCACCGGCTCCCCGATCTGGATGGTGCGGCGGGACGAATTCGACCATTTTCTGGTGCAACAGGCCGTAGGCCAGGGGGCAGAACTGCGCCACAGTACCAAAGCCACCGGTATTACCTTCGCCCATGACAGCTGGCAAGTCACCACCGCCCAGGAGCCAGTGTCAGGCCGCTATCTGATCGCCGCCGATGGGGCTCGGGGGCCCCTAGCCAAGTGGCTCGGCTTTACCCAGCGGCAGCGCACCAGCGGTGGGCGCCTAGAAATTGAAACCCCGCGTGCCGGTGCCGGAGGCCCCACATCCCCCCATTTTGAGTTTGGCCTGTTGAAGAATGGCTATGTGTGGAACTTCCCCAAGGCCGACGGCTACTCCCTAGGCAGTGGTATCTTTCGCCAGGGCAAGCGAGCTTCTCAGGATCTGAAACCGGCCCTGCACCAGATATGCTGCCAGTTTCAGGTGGATGCCGCTCAGGCACAGCCCCACGGCCATCCCCTCAACCTGTGGAATGGTTACCAACGGCTCCACACGCAGCAGGCTCTCTTAGCCGGCGAGGCCGCCTGTGTGGTCGATCCCTTCACCGCCGAGGGAATTCGACCGGCCATCTTCAGTGGCTTACAGGCGGCTCAGGCCATTGACGCGGCCTTGGGGGGCGACCTGCAGGCCCTAGAAGCCTACTCCCAGCGGCTAAACGAGAAATGGGGGGCGCAGACATGGCCCTGGGCTCGGCGCCTGGCCCAAGCCTTTTATCAATGGCCCCGGCTGGGCTATCGGGTGGGCATCCAACGGCCCTCCGGCACCGAACAGATGGTCAAGGTCCTCTGCGGCGAACGGCGCTATGCCGATGTGGTGCATCGGGCCCTGCGTCGCCTCAGCGGCGGGGTACTGGCCTAG
- the ctpC gene encoding carboxyl-terminal processing protease CtpC has product MAIAKRGLVLGATALAVAAVTVTGAGIQLSQGQAFFEESPKELVDEVWQLIERHYVDATFNQVDWEAVRQEYLQRSYSDREDAYTAIREMLDRLEDPYTRFMDPQEFRNMQIDTSGELTGVGIQISQDEETEEIVVVSPIEDTPAFEAGVRSQDVITAIDGHSTAGMDLNEAVSLIRGPVGSEVTLTIRRENRSIDYTIVRDRIEIHPVRYAYKEGPEGPIGYIRLTQFSANAAEEMEEAIAALEERDVTGYILDLRSNPGGLLFSSIDIARMWLEDGTIVSTVNRQGIIDEEAANGKALTTRPLVVLVDGGSASASEILAGALQDNERAVLVGTRTFGKGLVQSVRSLDDGSGVAVTVAKYLTPDGRDINKAGITPDVMVELSESEREALSENREAIGTEADPQYIQALDILAQEIRAARETHELDVGAVPSR; this is encoded by the coding sequence ATGGCGATTGCAAAGCGTGGACTGGTACTGGGAGCAACGGCATTGGCAGTAGCGGCGGTCACTGTCACCGGTGCCGGGATTCAGCTCTCGCAGGGCCAAGCCTTTTTCGAAGAAAGCCCCAAGGAGCTGGTTGATGAGGTGTGGCAGCTGATTGAGCGTCATTATGTTGATGCCACCTTCAATCAGGTGGACTGGGAAGCTGTACGCCAGGAATATCTACAGCGTTCCTACAGCGATCGCGAGGATGCCTACACGGCTATTCGCGAAATGCTGGACAGGTTAGAGGATCCCTACACGCGCTTCATGGATCCTCAAGAGTTTCGCAATATGCAAATCGACACCTCCGGAGAGTTGACTGGTGTCGGTATTCAGATTTCCCAAGACGAAGAGACCGAAGAGATTGTCGTCGTCTCCCCCATTGAAGACACCCCTGCTTTTGAGGCAGGGGTGCGCTCCCAGGATGTGATCACAGCAATCGATGGTCACAGTACCGCAGGCATGGATCTCAATGAGGCCGTTAGCTTGATTCGGGGACCGGTGGGATCTGAGGTGACGTTGACGATTCGTCGAGAGAACCGCAGCATCGACTACACCATTGTTCGCGATCGCATCGAGATTCATCCCGTTCGCTATGCCTACAAGGAAGGACCAGAAGGTCCAATAGGCTACATTCGCCTGACTCAATTCAGTGCCAATGCTGCAGAAGAGATGGAAGAGGCCATTGCAGCCCTAGAAGAGCGCGACGTCACCGGTTACATCTTAGATTTGCGCTCCAATCCAGGGGGACTCCTATTCTCTAGTATTGATATCGCCCGCATGTGGCTAGAAGACGGCACCATCGTGTCCACTGTTAACCGTCAGGGCATCATCGATGAAGAAGCTGCCAATGGTAAGGCTCTGACGACCAGGCCCTTGGTCGTGTTGGTGGACGGCGGCTCCGCCAGTGCCAGTGAGATTCTTGCTGGGGCTCTACAAGACAACGAACGCGCTGTGTTGGTGGGCACTCGTACCTTTGGTAAGGGGCTAGTCCAGTCAGTCCGCAGCCTAGATGACGGTTCAGGCGTCGCGGTCACCGTCGCCAAGTACCTAACCCCCGATGGTCGCGATATTAATAAAGCTGGCATCACGCCAGACGTCATGGTAGAGCTGAGTGAATCCGAGCGGGAAGCCCTGTCGGAAAATCGCGAGGCTATTGGCACCGAAGCCGATCCGCAATATATCCAGGCCTTAGACATCTTGGCTCAAGAAATTCGAGCGGCCCGAGAGACCCATGAGCTGGATGTCGGCGCTGTTCCTAGCCGTTAA
- the ispG gene encoding (E)-4-hydroxy-3-methylbut-2-enyl-diphosphate synthase — protein MQTLPSPVTTTAPSEAAFDTTIHRRKTRPVRVGDTTIGGGYPVVVQSMINEDTLDVEGSVAAIRRLHEIGCEIVRVTVPSMAHARALAQIKAQLAATYQPVPLVADVHHNGMKIALEVAKHVDKVRINPGLYVFEKPKPGRSEYTPDEFQEIGDKIRQTLEPLVLSLKQQDKAMRIGVNHGSLAERMLFTYGDTPEGMVESALEFIRICESLEFYNLVISLKASRVPVMLAAYRLMVQRMNELGMDYPLHLGVTEAGDGEYGRIKSTAGIGTLLAEGIGDTIRVSLTEAPEKEIPVCYSILQALGLRKTMVEYVACPSCGRTLFNLEDVLREVRQATSHLTGLDIAVMGCIVNGPGEMADADYGYVGKTPGYISLYRGREEIKRVPEDQGVVELINLIKADGRWIDP, from the coding sequence ATGCAGACCCTGCCCTCTCCTGTTACGACCACTGCGCCTTCTGAGGCGGCCTTCGACACCACGATTCATCGTCGCAAAACTCGTCCAGTGCGGGTAGGCGACACCACCATTGGCGGTGGCTATCCGGTGGTGGTGCAATCGATGATCAACGAGGACACCTTAGATGTGGAGGGCTCTGTCGCTGCCATTCGCCGTCTCCATGAAATCGGCTGTGAAATTGTCCGGGTGACGGTACCCAGCATGGCCCATGCCCGAGCCCTGGCGCAAATCAAGGCACAATTGGCGGCGACCTATCAGCCCGTTCCCCTGGTGGCCGATGTGCATCACAACGGCATGAAAATTGCCCTGGAAGTAGCCAAGCACGTGGATAAGGTGCGAATTAACCCCGGGCTATATGTCTTTGAAAAACCGAAACCAGGACGTTCGGAATACACCCCAGATGAGTTTCAGGAAATTGGAGACAAAATTCGTCAGACGTTAGAGCCCCTGGTGTTGTCCCTCAAGCAGCAGGACAAGGCCATGCGCATCGGGGTGAACCATGGTTCTTTGGCTGAGCGCATGCTTTTCACCTATGGCGATACCCCAGAGGGCATGGTGGAATCAGCCTTGGAATTTATCCGTATCTGTGAATCGCTGGAGTTCTACAACCTGGTTATTTCCCTGAAAGCCTCGCGAGTACCCGTTATGCTAGCCGCCTATCGACTCATGGTGCAGCGCATGAATGAGTTAGGCATGGACTATCCTCTGCACTTAGGCGTCACCGAGGCTGGCGACGGGGAATATGGCCGGATTAAGTCTACTGCTGGCATTGGCACTCTACTGGCCGAAGGCATTGGCGATACCATTCGCGTTTCTCTGACAGAAGCTCCGGAAAAGGAAATTCCCGTCTGCTACAGCATTTTGCAGGCCTTAGGTCTACGCAAAACCATGGTGGAATATGTGGCCTGTCCGTCCTGTGGCCGCACTCTATTCAATCTAGAAGATGTGCTGCGTGAGGTGCGTCAGGCCACCAGTCACCTCACAGGGCTCGACATCGCTGTCATGGGCTGTATTGTCAATGGCCCTGGGGAGATGGCCGATGCTGACTACGGTTATGTGGGCAAGACCCCAGGTTATATTTCCCTCTACCGAGGTCGTGAGGAGATCAAGCGAGTTCCTGAAGATCAGGGGGTGGTTGAGTTGATTAATTTAATTAAAGCCGACGGCCGCTGGATCGATCCTTGA
- a CDS encoding DUF4089 domain-containing protein — protein MEKQYDSRIYVEQMALMLGLSLPPDSQMGVIDAFEQLRAVAQPVLNFPLPDDLEVAPIFEP, from the coding sequence ATGGAGAAACAATACGACAGCCGCATCTATGTAGAGCAAATGGCCTTGATGCTGGGCTTATCCTTGCCACCTGACAGCCAAATGGGGGTCATAGACGCCTTCGAGCAACTGCGAGCGGTGGCGCAACCGGTGCTGAACTTCCCCTTACCGGATGATTTGGAAGTGGCTCCCATCTTTGAACCATGA